From the genome of Halorussus caseinilyticus, one region includes:
- a CDS encoding BMP family lipoprotein produces the protein MAKIDKGKRQVLKVGGAGLLGTGLAGCLGGGGGGSETTTEESGDETTESSGSDSTTESDSTTTKSDPLNVGMVYATGGLGDNSFNDMAHKGIQKAESDFGTSFKNAEPSSPSDVATLQRKFARSQNYDLISCIGFVQASALKENAKRFGDQNFMVVDTVVERDNVSSYTFKEHQGSFQVGHLAGLLTDMDFSAGGGETNDDLTVGFVGGKEVPLIKKFEAGFKAGVKHANSDVSVRTAYVGAWSDPGKGQSIANSMYDKGADIVYHSAGGSGNGVFKAAQSKGRYAIGVDADQSKSLPKYSNVILASMVKYVDEAVYRSVERTSNGNFDGGSVHSLGLEKNGVAAVYGEDLGSEIPDSVKSKLDASRKKVVAGDIEVPTKPGNV, from the coding sequence ATGGCGAAAATTGACAAAGGGAAACGTCAGGTACTGAAGGTCGGCGGTGCGGGACTTCTCGGAACCGGACTCGCGGGATGTCTCGGTGGCGGCGGTGGCGGTAGCGAGACGACCACCGAGGAGTCCGGCGACGAGACGACAGAATCCTCCGGGTCGGACTCGACCACCGAGTCGGACTCAACGACTACGAAGTCCGACCCGCTGAACGTCGGGATGGTGTACGCGACGGGCGGACTCGGTGACAACTCGTTCAACGACATGGCCCACAAGGGCATCCAGAAGGCCGAGTCGGACTTCGGCACCTCGTTCAAGAACGCCGAACCGAGCAGTCCGAGCGACGTGGCGACTCTCCAGCGCAAGTTCGCGCGCTCCCAGAACTACGACCTCATCAGTTGCATCGGGTTCGTGCAGGCCAGCGCCCTCAAGGAGAACGCGAAGCGATTCGGCGACCAGAACTTCATGGTCGTGGACACCGTGGTTGAGAGGGACAACGTGTCGAGTTACACGTTCAAGGAACACCAAGGCTCGTTCCAAGTCGGTCACCTCGCGGGCCTGCTGACCGACATGGACTTCAGCGCGGGCGGTGGCGAGACCAACGACGACCTGACGGTCGGATTCGTCGGCGGTAAGGAAGTCCCGCTCATCAAGAAGTTCGAGGCGGGATTCAAAGCCGGAGTCAAACACGCTAACTCCGACGTTAGCGTGCGAACGGCGTACGTCGGCGCGTGGAGTGACCCCGGAAAGGGCCAGTCCATCGCCAACTCGATGTACGACAAAGGGGCCGACATCGTCTACCACTCCGCTGGCGGTAGCGGAAACGGCGTGTTCAAGGCGGCTCAGAGCAAGGGCCGGTACGCCATCGGCGTGGACGCCGACCAGTCCAAGAGTCTGCCCAAGTACAGCAACGTCATCCTCGCCAGCATGGTCAAGTACGTGGACGAGGCCGTCTATCGGTCGGTCGAGCGCACTTCGAACGGCAACTTCGACGGCGGGTCGGTTCACAGCCTCGGTCTGGAGAAGAACGGCGTCGCGGCAGTCTACGGCGAGGACCTCGGGTCGGAGATTCCCGACTCCGTGAAGTCGAAACTCGACGCTTCCCGGAAGAAGGTCGTCGCGGGCGACATCGAAGTTCCGACCAAGCCCGGAAACGTCTGA
- a CDS encoding BMP family lipoprotein: MLGGTAAFGATGLLQNDPTNVGMVYATGGLGDNSFNDMAHAGIQRASEEFRVEFTNAEPGSPSDVATLQRRFARSRNPDYELVCCIGFVQQNALAQNAKRFGDQNFMVVDTVVESPNVASYVFKEHQGSFQVGHLAGLMTDMDFSAGAGETNDDLTVGFVGGKEIPLIKKFEAGYLAGVKHANPEVNVLSAYAGAWNDPAKGQSIANSMYSNGADIIYHAAGGTGTGVFKAAQSNGRYAIGVDADQSQSLPEYANVILASMVKHVDEAVFRSVERVVDDNFDGGTVHRLGLQKDGVEAVYGNQLESEIPRRVKSALQQSQRKITNGGISVPTEPAAVGQATTSE, from the coding sequence ATGTTAGGGGGAACGGCCGCGTTCGGGGCGACCGGACTCTTACAGAACGACCCGACCAACGTCGGGATGGTGTACGCCACCGGGGGTCTCGGGGACAACTCGTTCAACGACATGGCTCACGCGGGGATTCAGCGCGCGAGCGAGGAGTTCCGAGTCGAGTTTACGAACGCCGAACCGGGGAGTCCGAGCGACGTGGCGACCCTCCAGCGGCGGTTCGCGCGCTCCCGGAATCCCGACTACGAGCTCGTCTGCTGTATCGGGTTCGTCCAACAGAACGCGCTGGCCCAGAACGCGAAGCGATTCGGCGACCAGAACTTCATGGTCGTAGACACCGTGGTCGAGTCGCCGAACGTCGCCAGTTACGTGTTCAAGGAGCATCAGGGGTCGTTCCAAGTCGGCCACCTCGCGGGTCTGATGACCGACATGGACTTCAGTGCCGGGGCGGGAGAGACCAACGACGACCTGACCGTCGGGTTCGTCGGCGGCAAGGAGATACCGCTCATCAAGAAGTTCGAGGCGGGGTATCTAGCCGGGGTCAAGCACGCGAACCCGGAGGTAAACGTTCTGTCGGCCTACGCGGGTGCGTGGAACGACCCCGCGAAGGGTCAGTCCATCGCCAACTCGATGTACAGCAACGGCGCGGACATCATCTACCACGCCGCGGGCGGCACGGGGACGGGAGTGTTCAAGGCGGCCCAGAGCAACGGCCGGTACGCCATCGGCGTGGACGCCGACCAGTCCCAGAGCCTTCCGGAGTACGCCAACGTCATCCTCGCCAGCATGGTCAAACACGTAGACGAGGCGGTCTTTCGGTCGGTCGAGCGCGTGGTCGACGACAACTTCGACGGCGGGACCGTCCACCGCCTCGGACTCCAGAAAGATGGCGTCGAGGCGGTCTACGGGAACCAGTTGGAGTCCGAAATCCCACGGCGCGTCAAGTCGGCGCTCCAGCAGTCCCAGCGGAAGATAACGAACGGTGGGATTTCGGTCCCGACCGAACCGGCCGCAGTCGGGCAGGCGACGACTTCCGAGTAG
- a CDS encoding ABC transporter ATP-binding protein — protein MSVAVHLQGITKRFPGVVANDEVDLEVEEGSVHALLGENGAGKTTLMNVLYGLYQPEGGTVNLHGEPREFDTPRDAIDAGIGMIHQHFMLVDTMTTAENIVLGHEPRKWGGLAMDRAQAERDVRELSERYGFDVDPTARVEDVSVGVQQRVEILKALYGGADVLILDEPTAVLTPQEVEDLFEVFDELAAENKTIIFITHKLGEAMEAADDITVLRDGKNVGTVDADATTREELAELMVGREVLLEAEKDHVEPGDVGLSVANLRVTDDRGVEQVSGVDITAREGEVFGIAGVDGNGQSELVEAITGLDTPEEGTVSFHGRDVTDLSRRERIDTGMAYVPEDRQERGLVMEFDLVENGLLGSQHTSPFSDRGRIDWEYTRDHAEDIIEEYDVRPPNADAEAESLSGGNQQKFVVGREFARDPDVVVASHPTRGVDVGSIEFIHERILDLRREGKTILLVSSKLDEVQQLSDRLGVMYEGEIVDVVDPDRVTEEELGLLMAGQTPEDAPSIADAVGGER, from the coding sequence ATGAGCGTAGCCGTCCACCTACAGGGGATAACCAAGCGGTTCCCCGGCGTCGTCGCCAACGACGAGGTCGACCTCGAAGTCGAGGAGGGGAGCGTCCACGCCCTTCTCGGCGAGAACGGGGCGGGCAAGACGACGCTGATGAACGTGCTGTACGGTCTCTACCAACCGGAGGGTGGAACCGTCAACCTGCACGGGGAACCGCGCGAATTCGACACGCCACGAGACGCTATCGACGCGGGAATCGGGATGATTCATCAACACTTCATGCTGGTGGACACGATGACGACGGCTGAGAACATCGTCCTCGGCCACGAACCGCGGAAGTGGGGCGGTCTGGCCATGGACCGCGCGCAGGCAGAACGCGACGTTCGGGAACTCAGCGAACGCTACGGTTTCGATGTGGACCCGACCGCCCGCGTCGAGGACGTGAGCGTCGGGGTCCAACAGCGCGTCGAGATTCTGAAAGCACTCTACGGCGGGGCCGACGTGCTAATTCTGGACGAACCCACCGCGGTCCTCACGCCCCAAGAAGTAGAGGACCTCTTCGAGGTGTTCGACGAACTGGCGGCCGAGAACAAGACGATTATCTTCATCACGCACAAGTTGGGCGAGGCGATGGAGGCCGCCGACGACATCACGGTTCTCCGGGACGGCAAGAACGTCGGGACGGTGGACGCCGACGCGACGACCCGCGAGGAACTCGCCGAACTGATGGTGGGCCGGGAGGTCCTGCTCGAAGCCGAGAAAGACCACGTGGAACCGGGCGACGTGGGCCTGTCGGTGGCGAACCTTCGAGTCACCGACGACCGGGGCGTCGAACAGGTCAGCGGCGTGGACATCACCGCCCGCGAGGGCGAGGTGTTCGGCATCGCTGGCGTGGACGGCAACGGTCAGTCGGAACTCGTGGAGGCCATCACGGGTCTCGACACGCCCGAGGAGGGAACGGTCTCGTTCCACGGGCGGGACGTGACCGACCTCTCGCGGCGCGAGCGCATCGACACCGGGATGGCCTACGTCCCCGAAGACCGCCAAGAGCGAGGATTAGTGATGGAGTTCGACCTCGTGGAGAACGGACTCCTCGGCAGTCAGCACACCTCGCCGTTCTCCGACCGGGGTCGCATCGACTGGGAGTACACCCGCGACCACGCCGAGGACATCATAGAGGAGTACGACGTGCGCCCGCCGAACGCCGACGCCGAGGCCGAGTCGCTGTCGGGGGGCAACCAGCAGAAGTTCGTGGTCGGCCGGGAGTTCGCCCGCGACCCGGACGTGGTGGTCGCCTCCCACCCGACCCGCGGGGTGGACGTGGGGAGCATCGAGTTCATCCACGAGCGAATCTTGGACCTCCGGCGGGAGGGCAAGACGATTCTGCTGGTCTCCTCGAAGTTGGACGAGGTCCAGCAACTCTCGGACCGACTCGGCGTGATGTACGAGGGCGAAATCGTGGACGTGGTGGACCCCGACCGGGTGACCGAGGAGGAACTCGGCCTGCTGATGGCTGGCCAGACCCCCGAGGACGCGCCGAGCATCGCCGACGCCGTGGGGGGTGAGCGATGA
- a CDS encoding ABC transporter permease codes for MSDEGGDSWQERADRALARLVDASAFERILISLAALAMSVVVGAVVILVSGWVATCESPVFSVAGIGSFCYDPIDVYVTLFKGAIWPSYNVAITLKETTLLLFTGLSVAVAFRAGLFNIGTQGQLVLGALGTAMAVLWVAPVVPAGAVGALILITVGLLAGAFVGGVWGAIPGALKAYADANEVITTIMLNFVASGIAFTLVSEVFKDPESQTVQTRAIPGFAQLRPVFFDSTVFSMLALVGALVLAAGIYWMLNGTSFGYDLRTSGVQPEAAEYGGVESKKTMVSSMALSGALGGLGGAVYVLMVASRWRTGIPSLGFDGITVSILAGNNPLGVIPAALLFGALKTGSLAIEFQLSVPKQLVGVLRGLIILFIAMPEFFRMVGARFRFGDERPTVATDGGETTDGSAGGDQGGDDR; via the coding sequence ATGAGCGACGAGGGCGGCGACTCGTGGCAGGAACGTGCCGACCGCGCGCTCGCGCGACTCGTGGACGCCTCGGCGTTCGAGCGCATCCTCATCAGTCTCGCGGCGCTCGCGATGTCGGTGGTCGTCGGTGCAGTCGTCATCCTCGTCTCGGGATGGGTGGCGACCTGCGAGTCGCCCGTCTTCTCGGTGGCCGGAATCGGGTCGTTCTGCTACGACCCGATAGACGTGTACGTCACGCTGTTCAAGGGCGCGATTTGGCCGTCGTACAACGTCGCAATCACGCTCAAGGAGACCACGCTGTTGCTGTTCACGGGCCTGTCAGTCGCCGTCGCGTTCCGCGCGGGCCTGTTCAACATCGGGACGCAGGGTCAACTCGTCCTCGGTGCCCTCGGCACTGCGATGGCGGTTCTGTGGGTCGCGCCGGTCGTCCCCGCAGGTGCGGTCGGCGCGCTGATTCTGATTACGGTGGGTCTGCTCGCGGGCGCGTTCGTCGGCGGCGTCTGGGGCGCGATTCCGGGCGCGCTAAAAGCCTACGCCGATGCCAACGAGGTCATCACGACCATCATGCTCAACTTCGTCGCGTCGGGCATCGCGTTCACGCTGGTCTCGGAGGTGTTCAAAGACCCCGAGAGCCAGACCGTCCAGACCCGAGCGATTCCCGGATTCGCGCAACTCCGTCCCGTGTTCTTCGACAGCACGGTGTTCTCGATGCTCGCGCTTGTCGGTGCGCTCGTTCTCGCGGCCGGTATCTACTGGATGCTCAACGGGACTTCGTTCGGCTACGACCTCCGGACCAGCGGGGTCCAACCGGAGGCCGCCGAGTACGGCGGCGTCGAATCGAAGAAGACGATGGTGTCGAGCATGGCGCTGTCGGGTGCGCTCGGGGGTCTGGGCGGCGCAGTGTACGTCCTGATGGTCGCCTCGCGGTGGCGGACCGGCATCCCCTCGCTCGGGTTCGACGGCATCACCGTCTCCATCCTCGCGGGGAACAACCCACTTGGGGTGATTCCGGCGGCGTTGCTGTTCGGGGCGCTGAAGACCGGCAGTCTGGCAATCGAGTTCCAGCTTTCGGTCCCCAAGCAGTTGGTCGGCGTCCTGCGTGGTCTCATTATCCTGTTCATCGCCATGCCGGAGTTCTTCCGGATGGTCGGGGCGCGCTTCCGGTTCGGCGACGAGCGTCCGACGGTTGCGACCGACGGCGGCGAGACGACAGACGGAAGTGCTGGCGGCGACCAAGGGGGTGACGACAGATGA
- a CDS encoding ABC transporter permease, giving the protein MSYADRSRKRRLLAGGTALVAVALAAVELFFPESPVSEIVRIVDANYVKSVLRLAVPITFAALGGIFADKSGVINIGLEGLLIISAFTSIAVAGTISGGSPTQLQLWVGFLAAVLSSVLFALLFAVICIEFKADQVIAGLAVWLIALGLAPFASKVIWGQVNSPPVATLSDWTLGVPFTDISLFTANPPVVMMLVAVPLAWYVLNRTAFGRWIEASGENPKALDTVGVDVRKVRYSGVLLSGFFSGIGGAGLALGRVGQFIGGGATMVNGRGWIGITAFLFGNYNPLGAFGASFLFASLDALQIRLQQLGYSIPSELIGIIPYVTVIVVLAFVGHTRSPSAAGEHYESGEE; this is encoded by the coding sequence ATGAGCTACGCCGACCGCTCGCGCAAGCGCCGCTTGCTCGCCGGTGGCACCGCTCTCGTCGCCGTCGCGCTGGCGGCGGTGGAGTTGTTCTTCCCGGAGAGTCCGGTGTCCGAAATCGTCCGCATCGTGGACGCCAACTACGTCAAGTCGGTGCTACGGCTCGCGGTCCCAATCACGTTCGCGGCGCTCGGGGGCATCTTCGCCGACAAGAGCGGCGTCATCAACATCGGTCTCGAAGGCCTGCTCATCATCTCGGCGTTCACCTCCATCGCGGTGGCCGGGACGATAAGCGGCGGGAGTCCGACCCAGCTTCAGCTCTGGGTGGGCTTTCTCGCGGCGGTACTTTCGAGCGTCCTGTTCGCGCTCCTGTTCGCGGTCATCTGCATCGAGTTCAAGGCCGACCAAGTTATCGCAGGGCTGGCGGTGTGGCTCATCGCCCTCGGTCTCGCGCCGTTCGCCAGCAAGGTCATCTGGGGACAGGTCAACAGTCCGCCAGTCGCCACGCTCAGCGACTGGACGCTCGGCGTCCCGTTCACGGACATCTCGCTGTTCACGGCGAACCCGCCGGTCGTGATGATGCTCGTGGCGGTTCCGCTGGCGTGGTACGTCCTGAACCGGACCGCCTTCGGCCGGTGGATAGAGGCCAGCGGCGAGAACCCGAAGGCGCTCGACACGGTGGGCGTGGACGTGCGGAAGGTCCGCTACTCGGGCGTCCTGCTGTCGGGGTTCTTCTCGGGCATCGGCGGCGCTGGTCTGGCGCTCGGGCGCGTCGGGCAGTTCATCGGTGGCGGCGCGACGATGGTCAACGGCCGGGGCTGGATTGGCATCACCGCGTTCCTGTTCGGCAACTACAACCCGCTCGGGGCGTTCGGCGCGTCGTTCCTCTTTGCCAGTCTGGACGCACTTCAGATTCGCCTCCAGCAACTGGGCTACTCCATCCCGAGCGAACTCATCGGTATCATCCCCTACGTGACGGTCATCGTCGTGCTGGCGTTCGTCGGTCACACTCGGTCGCCCTCCGCGGCGGGCGAACACTACGAGTCGGGCGAGGAGTAG
- a CDS encoding DUF7549 family protein: MVWVRSEYAGELAVVSAWLSALLPWNVTYSTLSGVGSVLFVRFPFFQVRYVSGISISEGLAVSTPVGAMAYQGGHSIATAYAAWSVGAAVVGAAVVLSVLLYRYEERVEATIDAVRVMGALLALAGVVLTAATWLLWTRGFPGLPIPVGVVLLYLFGGTLLVADRD; this comes from the coding sequence ATGGTCTGGGTTCGGTCCGAGTACGCGGGCGAGTTGGCCGTCGTGTCGGCGTGGCTCTCGGCGCTCCTCCCGTGGAACGTCACCTACTCGACGCTCTCGGGCGTCGGGAGCGTCCTGTTCGTTCGCTTCCCGTTCTTTCAGGTCCGGTACGTCTCGGGCATCTCCATCTCGGAGGGGCTGGCGGTCTCGACGCCGGTCGGCGCGATGGCGTATCAAGGGGGCCACTCGATTGCGACGGCGTACGCCGCGTGGTCGGTCGGCGCGGCCGTGGTCGGCGCGGCCGTAGTGCTGAGCGTCCTGCTCTACCGCTACGAGGAGCGCGTCGAGGCGACCATCGACGCGGTGCGGGTCATGGGCGCGTTGCTGGCGCTCGCCGGTGTCGTCCTCACCGCCGCGACGTGGTTGCTCTGGACCCGCGGCTTCCCCGGTCTGCCGATTCCCGTCGGCGTGGTGTTGCTCTACCTGTTCGGCGGGACGCTGTTGGTCGCCGACCGGGACTGA
- a CDS encoding type II/IV secretion system ATPase subunit, whose amino-acid sequence MSESPLSEWTDDVRIRIREFQQTLRRTAEVLRGSAIDAEEYEPAEHGPLVSFSGLPDYEEVDRYWVNAPFAFVSVNYDDVENEYLYQVVEPELDDLETELLDRLFADIRDSLIHRRDAGIADGEDSETEGGASEDPETVLKEELRELLSMYGVEVDEASFYRLFYYLFRTFRGFGKLDPLMHDPHIEDISCDGYDLPLFVYHDEYTDIETNVVYAQQELDNLVVRLAQQSGRHVSIGDPVVETTLPDGSRAELALGEEVTPRGSAFTIRKYADEPFTPIDLVNYGTFSLDQMAYLWLAIESNKSLIFAGGTASGKTTSMNAISMFIPPRSKVLTIEDTRELALYHDNWLSSVTRERRGEGADITMYDLLRSALRHRPEYIVVGEVRGEEAMTLFQAMNTGHTTYSTMHADSVQTVINRLENEPINVPRAMIQSLDILSVQTLTYVGDERVRRNRVLAEIEGIDQRTGDLDYSTTFSWNADEDTFRRNDSNVLDEIQNEKGWSRGELLGELRDRKRVLQYLREQGVTDYRRFTAMINEYYSHPERVLDTIELDAEVSTGFD is encoded by the coding sequence ATGTCCGAGTCACCCCTGTCCGAGTGGACCGACGACGTGCGAATCCGCATCCGGGAGTTCCAGCAGACGCTCCGCCGGACCGCCGAGGTGCTTCGCGGGTCCGCCATCGACGCCGAGGAGTACGAACCAGCCGAACACGGCCCGCTGGTGTCGTTCTCCGGACTCCCCGACTACGAGGAAGTGGACCGCTACTGGGTCAACGCCCCCTTCGCGTTCGTCTCGGTCAACTACGACGACGTGGAGAACGAGTACCTCTATCAGGTCGTCGAACCCGAGTTAGACGACCTCGAAACCGAACTGTTGGACCGCCTGTTCGCCGACATCCGCGACTCGCTCATCCACCGCCGGGACGCGGGTATCGCCGACGGCGAGGACAGTGAAACCGAGGGCGGCGCGAGCGAGGACCCCGAAACCGTCCTGAAGGAGGAACTCCGGGAACTCCTCTCGATGTACGGCGTCGAAGTGGACGAGGCGAGTTTCTACCGCCTGTTCTACTACCTCTTCCGGACGTTCCGCGGGTTCGGAAAACTCGACCCGCTCATGCACGACCCCCACATCGAGGACATCTCCTGCGACGGCTACGACCTGCCGCTTTTCGTCTACCACGACGAGTACACCGACATCGAGACCAACGTCGTCTACGCCCAACAGGAACTCGACAACCTCGTCGTCCGCCTCGCCCAGCAGTCGGGCCGCCACGTCAGCATCGGCGACCCCGTGGTCGAGACCACCCTCCCCGACGGCTCTCGGGCCGAACTCGCCCTCGGCGAGGAGGTCACACCCCGCGGGTCGGCGTTCACCATCCGGAAGTACGCCGACGAACCGTTCACCCCTATCGACCTCGTGAACTACGGCACCTTCTCGCTCGACCAGATGGCGTACCTCTGGCTCGCCATCGAGTCGAATAAGTCGCTCATCTTCGCGGGGGGCACGGCGTCGGGTAAGACCACCTCGATGAACGCCATCTCGATGTTCATCCCGCCGCGCTCGAAGGTCCTGACCATCGAGGACACCCGCGAACTCGCCCTGTATCACGACAACTGGCTGTCGTCGGTCACGCGCGAGCGCAGGGGCGAGGGCGCGGACATCACGATGTACGACCTGCTTCGCTCCGCGCTCCGACACCGCCCCGAGTACATCGTGGTCGGCGAAGTCCGCGGCGAGGAGGCGATGACCCTCTTTCAGGCGATGAACACGGGCCACACCACCTACTCCACGATGCACGCCGATTCGGTACAGACCGTCATCAACCGCCTCGAAAACGAACCCATCAACGTCCCGCGGGCGATGATTCAGAGTCTCGACATCCTCTCGGTCCAGACGCTGACCTACGTCGGCGACGAGCGCGTCCGCCGGAACCGCGTGCTGGCCGAAATCGAGGGCATCGACCAGCGGACCGGCGACTTGGACTACTCGACCACCTTCTCGTGGAACGCCGACGAGGACACCTTCCGGCGCAACGACAGCAACGTCTTAGACGAGATTCAAAACGAGAAGGGGTGGTCGCGGGGAGAACTCCTCGGAGAGTTGCGCGACCGCAAGCGCGTCCTCCAGTACCTCCGCGAGCAGGGCGTCACCGACTACCGGCGGTTCACCGCGATGATAAACGAGTACTACTCCCACCCCGAACGCGTGCTGGACACCATCGAGTTGGACGCCGAAGTTTCGACCGGGTTCGACTGA
- a CDS encoding type II secretion system F family protein — protein sequence MFGFLPLLAVLALAVPVALAPVSREADRFVTRTALTAFGGWVSDHGRRRDERKRLLQAVHVGQTYRMFAAKTLLYAGLAAVVGSVLGVYLVAGVLAILRISPEAMRAVLPTQLHFLAGLLVFPDLSAGQLFAILLTSSGTLGVASGGLTYWIRWENLSYRANARERKIDESISRTVAFVYALSRSGMAFPEIMRTLARNRSVYGEAAEEIAVVVKAMDYAGLDMLSAIERLADRTPSEKFGEFADNLASVLQSGQSISSYLEGQYERYQEDAEAQQEAFLELLGTLAEGYVSVFVVAPLLFITILVIMGLMALGDTLPLLRMLTYFAIPLANVGFVVYLDSITESLRATRQDRDIDLASVALAGVRRTDDSASERVGVERPDADAGRGALSGADARDADASATGAHGAQSDGGVGGSADAADAGGETGAVNFERLDAFENVRWVSETLADPVGTLRDNPVAVLYATVPLGLLSVLVRSWPHLVSGSLSLRVVDDFVVQAALFVVGTFAVVQELHRRRIAAIEAAVPDFLDRLASVNEAGMSVVESFERVARSELGALDDEVRKLWADIQWGVDAETALYRFEDRLDTPTITRTVTLIANAMAASGDIARVLRIAADDAQDTRRLKRKRRQEMLTYVVIIYLSFVVFLVIVGALNSILIPNLPTDGAASGGGSPVGGGPLSGISSVDTEAYTLLFFHSSLVQAVFSGLLAGQMGEGSVKNGAKHATVLLTVAYGVFLFL from the coding sequence ATGTTCGGCTTTCTGCCCCTTCTGGCGGTCCTCGCGCTGGCGGTTCCGGTCGCGCTCGCTCCCGTCTCCCGGGAGGCCGACCGCTTCGTCACCCGGACCGCGCTGACCGCCTTCGGCGGGTGGGTCTCCGACCACGGCAGACGACGCGACGAGCGAAAGCGCCTCCTACAGGCGGTCCACGTCGGCCAGACCTACCGGATGTTCGCGGCCAAGACCCTGCTGTACGCCGGACTCGCCGCCGTGGTCGGGAGCGTCCTCGGGGTCTATCTCGTCGCGGGCGTGCTGGCGATTCTGCGCATCTCGCCCGAAGCGATGCGCGCAGTCCTGCCGACCCAACTTCACTTCCTCGCGGGACTGCTGGTCTTTCCGGACCTCTCGGCCGGGCAGTTGTTCGCCATCCTGCTGACCAGCAGTGGGACGCTCGGCGTGGCGTCCGGAGGTCTGACCTACTGGATTCGGTGGGAGAACCTCTCGTATCGGGCCAACGCCCGCGAGCGCAAGATAGACGAGAGCATCTCTCGGACCGTCGCGTTCGTCTACGCCCTCTCGCGGAGCGGGATGGCGTTCCCCGAAATCATGCGGACGCTGGCCCGAAATCGGTCGGTGTACGGCGAAGCGGCCGAGGAAATCGCGGTCGTGGTCAAAGCGATGGACTACGCGGGTCTGGACATGCTGTCGGCCATCGAGCGACTCGCCGACCGGACGCCCAGCGAGAAGTTCGGCGAGTTCGCCGACAACCTCGCCAGCGTCCTCCAGAGCGGCCAGAGCATCTCGTCGTACCTCGAAGGCCAGTACGAGCGCTATCAGGAGGACGCCGAGGCCCAACAGGAGGCGTTTCTGGAACTGCTCGGCACGCTCGCGGAGGGGTACGTCTCGGTGTTCGTGGTCGCGCCGTTGCTGTTCATCACCATCCTCGTCATCATGGGGCTGATGGCGCTCGGGGACACCCTGCCACTGCTCCGGATGCTGACGTACTTCGCCATCCCGCTGGCGAACGTCGGGTTCGTGGTCTACCTCGACAGCATCACCGAGTCGCTCCGGGCGACCCGACAGGACCGGGACATCGACCTCGCGTCGGTGGCGCTGGCGGGCGTCCGGCGCACCGACGACTCCGCGTCCGAGCGTGTAGGCGTCGAGCGCCCGGACGCGGACGCAGGCAGGGGCGCGCTCTCGGGTGCGGACGCGCGGGACGCGGACGCGAGCGCGACGGGTGCGCACGGAGCGCAGTCGGACGGCGGCGTCGGCGGGTCCGCCGACGCCGCCGACGCTGGCGGGGAGACGGGTGCGGTGAACTTCGAACGACTCGACGCCTTCGAGAACGTCCGGTGGGTGAGCGAGACGCTGGCCGACCCGGTGGGGACCCTGCGGGACAACCCGGTCGCGGTGCTGTACGCGACGGTTCCGCTCGGCCTGCTGTCGGTCCTCGTCCGGTCGTGGCCGCACCTCGTCTCGGGGTCGCTCTCGCTCCGGGTCGTGGACGACTTCGTGGTGCAGGCGGCGCTGTTCGTCGTGGGCACCTTCGCGGTGGTCCAAGAACTCCACCGGCGGCGCATCGCGGCCATCGAAGCGGCGGTGCCGGACTTTCTGGACAGACTCGCCAGCGTCAACGAGGCGGGGATGTCGGTCGTCGAGAGTTTCGAGCGCGTGGCCCGGAGCGAACTCGGGGCGCTCGACGACGAGGTGCGGAAGCTCTGGGCCGACATCCAGTGGGGCGTGGACGCCGAAACCGCGCTCTACCGGTTCGAGGACCGCCTCGACACGCCTACCATCACCCGGACGGTGACGCTCATCGCCAACGCGATGGCCGCCAGCGGCGACATCGCGCGCGTCCTCCGCATCGCGGCCGACGACGCCCAAGACACTCGCAGACTGAAGCGCAAGCGTCGACAGGAGATGCTGACCTACGTCGTCATCATCTACCTCTCGTTCGTGGTGTTCCTCGTCATCGTCGGCGCGCTCAACAGCATCCTCATCCCGAACCTCCCCACGGACGGGGCCGCGTCGGGCGGCGGGTCCCCGGTCGGCGGCGGCCCGCTCTCGGGGATTTCGAGCGTGGACACCGAGGCGTACACGCTCCTGTTTTTCCACTCGTCGCTGGTGCAGGCGGTGTTCTCGGGCCTGCTCGCCGGGCAGATGGGTGAGGGGAGCGTCAAGAACGGCGCGAAGCACGCGACGGTGCTGTTGACCGTCGCCTACGGCGTGTTCCTGTTCCTCTGA